The stretch of DNA TGCAATATTGGACTCCTTAGGTTTTGAACTTAGAATCTTTTAGTACCGATACCATATTAAGTCACCAAAAGGTTCGGGCTATATACTGCTAGATCATAGCTCATCTATATTTTAAAATTTCCTTAGGAACTGTTGCAAGTCTTGCGGGGACAAAAAGACTGTCAGCAGTGTTTCTATGAactatttttgttgtttttatgtcaaatggaGGATATACAAACCAAATAGTTACCTTGAATTGTAGTTCCATTTAGGCCTCTTTCTTATAAAATGAAGGAAACTGACAAACATGGGAACTGAAACAGTTCAACACTACTGAAGACATATTTGCTCTAGCGGGTATCGGCTTTGCAGCAATTGCGGCATTCTGGGCTTCCATGATGCTTATTGGGGTAAATTGCAGACGCCCAATCTTCAACTATGCAACGAGATAAGCAAAATCAATCTGATAATCTATTATCTCAACTTCAGGTCATCGACAAGCTCCCTGTTCTCCCTCTTTTCTTCGAACTAATCGGAATAGCAGTTGCATGGGTGAGTTTTACCCAAGACCCTCAACTATAACATTGTCATTTCTAAATGAAGTTGTTATCTCTGTATTACCACAAGTCCACATAGTCCTGGCCTCACTCTATAGCTCATGCTGACATTTTCAGTGGTTTATCTACGGGAACCTCCTCTTCAAGCCAGACAGGTAACCTCAATTATTTTTTTCTTGAACACTTGTTTATTGCCATACTTGCCAAAGTTGCGGAGACGTATATCTATCCGTTTGAGAAAATAGTGCGTAGAAAATGGGAAAACCAACTGGAGTTCTGTCTAAAAATACTCTATTTTGAATAACTGGTGAGAAGAAACTGACAGCTACTTCACCATGTTGTTCTATGACATTTTCAGAGAAAGTTTCATGCTGTATTTCCACAACTAGCGTAACACTCTCATTTTGGCTTGTTTCACATCTGCATCATCGATAATTTTAACGCACAGGATGGCACTTACTTTTGAACAAACAGCTTGGCATACGTGTAATTGTGATTCTATGCACCATCACTACAGCTCAAGATACTATTATACTTTgtggattttttttcttttgacaTGGTATTTTGTGGATTTACTAACATGTATATTGATTTTCACAGGGAAAAGTTTCTGGAGAACATCAAAAGCTCAGCATCTCGAATCTTGGGGCAGTAACTTCACCGTGAAGACAAAGTACATCCTGCCTACGACATACATTTTCTTTGGGCCTGTCAGAAAACATTTAGCTGTGCGCTCATGTTAGGCATCTGCGTCACCGTTGTCCGTTCTAGATGTAATACACCATCTCCTGTACAGGTTAAATCAAGCATTCTTCTGGTGGTAAAACTTGAGTGTTTGTTCTCCACTTAATAATTTTTCAACGGCATGTTTGAGGCAACACTGAAGTGTAAAGTCAGAGACCCCTGGCTCGTACATTTTggggctcctttgattcaaagaAATTTTATAGAATTTCTGAAGGATTGAAATCCTTAGGATTTTTTTCTATGTTGCTCCTTTGATTTATAGGATTGAATCCCATAAGAATTTTTCCTATGGAATCTTTTGTACTACATTTCATAGGAAATCTAACGTCCACTCCAACCTCTTTTTACAATTCCTTTGTTTTTCCTGTGGAGTCAAACACTTATTGCTAatcctataggattcaagtggggaTGCCACTCCAATCCTATACCTTTCCAATTCCTACGTTGTCAAAATCCTaagaatcaaagaggcccttggCGTTGGAATTTTGCACAACAGTGAGAAAATAAGTGACCCCAAGACAAACTAGCCTCTTGTGGCACAAGTGTTGCAAGATCCCAGATGAGAATTGATCACTCATAAGTGTAGCATGTCTTGCTAACGGGGTAAGGAAACATATGATGGTACAAGGCACAGTTTCATCCAAGCTTATCTTAGTATGACGATTGGAGAGAAGAACTTCACCATCAGAACActaaagaagaagaaggaagtaAAATGGTACACAACAACATGAGGCTAAAGGCGACTCTAGGACTAAACTATCCAAGATTACACTTATTCTGACCAAGGAGAATAAATAGGAACTTCTTTAACCTAAATTAAATCATCAAGACTGGTACATGTCCCCCGGTCAACCTGTTAGAAGGTCCACAAACATGATGATTCTTGTACCCCAAATACAGCCCTGAGGCGAACTATGTGT from Triticum urartu cultivar G1812 chromosome 3, Tu2.1, whole genome shotgun sequence encodes:
- the LOC125544841 gene encoding protein CURVATURE THYLAKOID 1C, chloroplastic-like; translated protein: MMACALSIAQPTALAPCGGGGGGSSKIVPRNLPKLRSPMVSGRMRSRAVVARAAQDSSEASSGSVVRYVKSSFNTTEDIFALAGIGFAAIAAFWASMMLIGVIDKLPVLPLFFELIGIAVAWWFIYGNLLFKPDREKFLENIKSSASRILGQ